The Vicinamibacterales bacterium DNA window GCAGTAAGAGAGGACGGAATCGTCTGAGCCTGATACGCCTGCCGGCAAGACGTCGGAGCGGGTGCTGGTAAGCAGCAGGCTGGCTGAGGAGTCGCGATCGAGCGACCGGTGAGTTCGGGCGAGGCGTCAACCGGTCGCGCGCTTGCGGTCCATGGATCGTAACACCAAGCAGGGAGAAGGCGTGCAGACAGAGTCGGCAAAAACAGACTGGCGCGTCCGCTGGCGCTTGTTCTCCTCCGAGGCGATCGGCACGGGCGCGCTGGTGTTCGGCGGCCTGTCGACGGTGATCCTGATGTTCGGCGACGGCAGCCCCATGGGACGCCTCGTGCCGAACGAAGGGCTGCGCATGGTGCTGACGCCGTTTCTCTTTGGCTGTGTTGGCACAGTGGTCACCCTGTCGCGTGTCGGTAGAGAAAGTGGAGCGCACATCAACCCGGCGGTCACCATGGGTTTCTGGATGATGCGCAAACTCGACGGACGAACGGCGGCCGGCTATATCGTCGCGCAGTTGCTGGGCGCATCCTTGGGGGCTCTTCCTCTTCTGGCGTGGGGATCGATGGGCCGCAGCGTCGCCTTCGGCGCCACGATTCCGGGTGCAGGCTATTCAACGACAACCGTGGTCATGGGTGAGGCGGTCACGACGTTTGCCCTGGTTGCGACTCTGCTGATCTTTCTGGGGTTTCGACATCTGCGAGCCTACACGCCGTATGTGATTCCCTTTCTTTACGCCGTCATGGTGCCGCTCGAGTCACACATCTCCGGCACGAGCACCAACCCAGCACGCACCTTCGGTCCTGCACTGATCTCGGGCCGTTGGGACGGATGGTGGATCTACTGGGTCGGCCCGATACTGGGCATGCTCGCCGCTATCCTCGCGTGCGGCTCCATCGCGAGGCGCATTGAAGTCGCGAAGCTCTATCACTTCGAGAGCGATCGTCGACGGTTGTTCCACCGGATGGCCGGCACGACATAGCCGAGCCGCGTGGCGGCCACGAAGCTGATCGACGCCATCGTCGTTGACGCCGACCCTCGAGGACGAACCGCGGAGCAGGAACGACGCGTTCGAGCCGACGAGATCCTGATGCTCGAACGCCCTCTTGCTTACTTCGTGAGACCGAAGGCCTGCTGAAGCTTGCCGAGGGAGGCCTGGACGGCCTGCCAGTTCGGTACGGCCGCGGGCATCGGGTTCGCGTCGACAAAGGCCTGGACTTTGGTGTTCTGTTCGACCAGCTGCCGCACTTCCGCTGTTGCCGGCTTGCCGTCGTTGACGCGTGACTTGACGGTATTGGCCTGCTTGACCAGCGCCTCGACGTCCTTCTTCGCGGCCTCCCGGTCAGGTTTCGGGAGGGTGCCGGCCTTGCCGAGGTCGTCTTTGAAGCGTCCCGCCGCCGTGCCGACTGACTCCGCGGCGGCGGCTGTCTCCTTGTCGTTCATCCGGCGGACCGCGGCCCCATCGGTGAGGGGAAACGTGGTGCCGTACGCCTCGGCCAGGTGCTTGAGATTCGTCACCTGACGGTCCCACTCGCTGCGACCCTTCATCCCGCTCTGGGAGGTCTGCATGAATGCGTCGATCGACGCCGACTGTTTGAGGACGGTGGCCACCTCGGTGCTGGCGGAGTAGTCAGCGGTGAAGCGCTGCTTGAGCTTCTGGGTGTTGTCCTGATAGTCCTGAAGCGCGCCCGAGACCTTGGTCTCGCCGGCGGGGCCGCGCAGCGTCGACCCCTTAAACTGGCCGTCGAGGTTGCCCTCGAACTTGTCGCGCCCCTCGTCGACCTGTTCGATCACCGCCTTGACGTCCTTGTCGGACGGACGTTCGGACGTTTGGGCGAACGCGGCCGCCGGCCACGGGGCCAGCGCGCTCGCGAGAAGAATGCGTTGTGCGCAGCGATTGAATGGTGTCATGGGATCTCCAGTGCAGCGTTGTTGACCGTGCCAAACGAGTTCATTTGCGCTTCGCGACCTGCGCCTTCGCCGCCGCGCGCCGCGCCTGCTGTTCGGTGAGCAGTTGGTAGGTGATGTAGTACTTGTAGATGTTGCTGACGTAGGTCACGGTTTCACGGCCGATGCGCTCCGACGCCACGCGCTCGACGTTGCCGAACCACACGTTGGGGTCGAGGCCCCGCTTCTTCGTCTCGGCCCGGAGCTGTCTGACCCGGCCCGGCCCGGCGTTGTACGCCGCGAATGTCATCAGCGTCTTGTTCAGCGGGTCCATGGAATCGCCCTTGAAGTACTGGTCGGTCATGAAGCGCATGTACTTCACGCCGGCGTGGATGTTGGCGTCGACCTCGGTGATGTCGCCGACGTTCAATTGCTTGCCGGTCGGGGGCATGACCTGCATCACGCCAATCGCGCCGACCGGGCTCTTGACGTTCTGGTCCAGCGTCGATTCCTGATATCCCTGCGCCGCCATCAGCAGGTAGTCGACGTTGTACTGCGCGCCGTATTTCTTGAACAACTCGACCACCGCCGCCAACTTCTGGCGCTCGGCATCGGCCGCGGCGTTCTTCGCGAATTTGGTGTTCTCGAGATAGCGGCGTTCGACGGTGTTGCGGAAACCGTCGCCTTTTCCGTGCTTGCGGAGCCACGTGTTGACGACCTCGCGCAGCTTGGGATTTTCTTTGCGAAACGCCACGGCCAGGCTGCCGCCTGTCCGTATCGCGACGTCCTTGTGCAGCGTGCTATCGGTGAACACTTTGCTCCAGAAGGCGGCCAGGTAGTCGTCCACGATGGTCATCGGCACGAGGCCAGCGTTGACCATCTCGAGGATGTCGTCGTCTTCGAGCACATCGGGGGCCTGGTCGATCACGACCGGCGCCTTGCCGCGCGCCTTGAGCTGCCCGTTCAGGCGGACGAGGCTCTCCTCGTAGATGCTGCCTTTGCGGACGAACACCTCTTGCCCGGCGAGATCGTCCACCGTGGCGATCGGCGGCGCGCCGGGGCCGGTGACCACCACTTCGCTGACGTTGGTGCGTGTCGGCTCCGAGAAGGCGGCGAGCTTCTCCAGCTCGGGCCTGACGGTGACCATGGCGGCGACCATGTCGATCTTGCCGCTCACAAGCGCCTGGTACAGCTGGCCGCGCGGTAGTGGGACGAACACCACGTGCATCTTGAGGTTGCCGGTCTTCAGGTCCGTGTTCAGGTCGTTCTCGAACAGCTTCAGGGACTCATAGGTCAGCCCCCGTTCCTGGCCCTTGTCGATGAAGTAGTGCGTGCGGTTGAACGTCACACCGGCGCGAATCGAACGGCGTTTGACCAACGCGTCGAAGTCACCGGTGAACGGCTTGTCCATCGAGTCACGGACGGCCTCCGGCAGCGCGTCGAATGGCGAGGCCGTGTCCGGGATTGGCGCGTCCGCTGCCGGCGGCGTCACAGCCGTCGTCGCGGCCGGCGCCGCC harbors:
- a CDS encoding transporter substrate-binding domain-containing protein, with translation MLLPGHTRTLRARPGIYRAAVALLIAAASTGCSGRHEAAPAATTAVTPPAADAPIPDTASPFDALPEAVRDSMDKPFTGDFDALVKRRSIRAGVTFNRTHYFIDKGQERGLTYESLKLFENDLNTDLKTGNLKMHVVFVPLPRGQLYQALVSGKIDMVAAMVTVRPELEKLAAFSEPTRTNVSEVVVTGPGAPPIATVDDLAGQEVFVRKGSIYEESLVRLNGQLKARGKAPVVIDQAPDVLEDDDILEMVNAGLVPMTIVDDYLAAFWSKVFTDSTLHKDVAIRTGGSLAVAFRKENPKLREVVNTWLRKHGKGDGFRNTVERRYLENTKFAKNAAADAERQKLAAVVELFKKYGAQYNVDYLLMAAQGYQESTLDQNVKSPVGAIGVMQVMPPTGKQLNVGDITEVDANIHAGVKYMRFMTDQYFKGDSMDPLNKTLMTFAAYNAGPGRVRQLRAETKKRGLDPNVWFGNVERVASERIGRETVTYVSNIYKYYITYQLLTEQQARRAAAKAQVAKRK
- a CDS encoding aquaporin, translating into MDRNTKQGEGVQTESAKTDWRVRWRLFSSEAIGTGALVFGGLSTVILMFGDGSPMGRLVPNEGLRMVLTPFLFGCVGTVVTLSRVGRESGAHINPAVTMGFWMMRKLDGRTAAGYIVAQLLGASLGALPLLAWGSMGRSVAFGATIPGAGYSTTTVVMGEAVTTFALVATLLIFLGFRHLRAYTPYVIPFLYAVMVPLESHISGTSTNPARTFGPALISGRWDGWWIYWVGPILGMLAAILACGSIARRIEVAKLYHFESDRRRLFHRMAGTT